A DNA window from Ctenopharyngodon idella isolate HZGC_01 chromosome 8, HZGC01, whole genome shotgun sequence contains the following coding sequences:
- the LOC127517917 gene encoding melanopsin-B-like, with protein sequence MQVYAMGNITPNLSTTYGNEPPSTRFLIFNSFLLSLTFLFGTSGNVLVFCAVLKSKSLQTSNNALLLNLSAVALLRCSLDSPVFLVSLIVGDSVGLFPCCLQQFTFSLCSGVQFLTLVLISVERFLTIAFPFKKRNEKIGIWILFIWVCGLFIAVLSLTMCDNSCYVTCQHLQRSPGSRADPFTVYVLLPVWGLSLILIIIHYFLIFSVVRQHTNKITDTGVQFKPYFGRHLPGWDRVAPSATARHQKPDSSSGNQHAAPRISGAVCILTPAARELGKKRLEGRVAKRFGYVIITATVFWAPLFIILALNMCEDCRQNQRWLLRELRTCALVVTCVPATVEPLIYTLLHRQLRSQIHKLLPNTLMNNILLIDRSN encoded by the exons ATGCAAGTTTATGCGATGGGAAATATAACACCTAATTTGAGTACAACATACGGGAATGAGCCACCCAGCACGCGCTTTCTGATCTTTAATTCCTTTCTCCTTAGTTTGACATTTTTGTTCGGAACCTCAGGAAACGTGCTTGTTTTCTGCGCTGTTCTTAAAAGCAAAAGTTTGCAGACATCCAACAACGCGCTGCTGTTGAATTTATCCGCCGTGGCTCTTCTCAGGTGTTCTTTAGATTCACCGGTGTTTTTAGTGTCTTTAATCGTAGGAGACTCGGTTGGGCTCTTCCCGTGTTGCCTTCAGCAGTTCACTTTCTCTCTGTGCAGCGGTGTGCAGTTTCTGACGCTCGTGCTCATAAGCGTGGAGAGATTCTTGACCATCGCCTTTCCCTTCAAGAAGAGAAACGAGAAAATAGGAATATGGATTTTGTTTATCTGGGTTTGTGGGCTTTTTATCGCAGTTCTGTCGCTGACAATGTGTGATAATTCCTGCTACGTGACGTGCCAGCATTTACAAAGATCACCAGGGTCACGCGCGGACCCCTTTACTGTGTACGTGCTGCTTCCTGTCTGGGGTTTGTCTCTGATACTGATAATCATTCACTATTTCCTCATCTTTTCTGTTGTGAGACAGCATACCAACAAAATAACTGACACAGGTGTGCAGTTTAAACCTTACTTTGGAAGACACCTCCCTGGATGGGACCGTGTGGCCCCTTCAGCAACCGCGCGCCATCAAAAACCTGACAGCTCCTCGGGGAATCAGCACGCGGCACCACGCATATCTGGCGCggtgtgtattctgacaccagCGGCCCGAGAGCTGGGCAAGAAGAGGTTGGAGGGCCGCGTGGCGAAGAGGTTCGGCTACGTTATCATCACGGCCACTGTGTTCTGGGCTCCACTCTTTATTATCCTCGCGCTGAACATGTGTGAGGACTGCAGACAGAATCAA CGCTGGTTGCTGCGCGAGCTGCGCACGTGTGCGCTGGTTGTGACATGTGTCCCTGCAACAGTGGAGCCGCTCATTTACACGCTGCTTCACAGACAGCTGCGTTCACAAATCCACAAATTACTCCCGAACACACTCATGAATAACATCCTACTGATCGACCGGAGCAATTAA